A stretch of DNA from Methylobacterium sp. CB376:
GAGCCAGGAATTGCCGGACCTCGACGTGTCGCTGCGCGGGGCGGTCTCGATCGCCCGGCGGCTGCAGGATCCCCTGGCCGAACTGGTGAAGATCGAGCCGCGCTCGATCGGCGTCGGCCAGTACCAGCACGACCTCGCGGAGGGGAAGCTGTCGCGCTCCCTCGACGCGGTGGTGGAGGATTGCGTGAACGGCGTCGGAGTCGACGTCAACACCGCCTCGGCCCCGCTGCTGGCGCGGGTCTCGGGGCTGAGCGAGCGGGTGGCGCAGGCCATCGTCGTGCACCGCGACGCGCACGGGCCCTTCCGCAGCCGCACCGCCCTGAAGAAGGTGGCGGGTCTCGGGCCCAAGGCCTTCGAGCTCTCGGCGGGCTTCCTGCGCATCACCGGCGGCGACGACCCGCTCGACGCCTCGGGCGTGCACCCGGAGGCCTACCCGGTGGTGCGCAAGATCCTGCAGGCGACGAAGAGCGACATCCGGGCGGTGATCGGCAACGGATCGGTGCTGCGGAGCCTCGATCCGCGGGCCTTCACGGACGCGACCTTCGGGCTGCCGACGGTCACCGACATCCTGGCCGAGTTGGAGAAGCCCGGCCGCGACCCGCGCCCGAGCTTCCGCACCGCGAGCTTCCAGGAGGGCGTCGAGACGATCGGCGACCTCAAGCCCGGGATGCTGCTGGAAGGGGTGGTGACCAACGTCGCGGCCTTCGGGGCCTTCGTGGACGTGGGCGTCCACCAGGACGGGCTCGTCCACATCTCGGCCCTGTCGAACAGCTTCGTCAGGGATCCGCGGGCGGTGGTGAAGCCCGGGGACGTCGTGCGGGTGAAGGTTCTCGACGTCGACGTGCCGCGCAAGCGGATCTCGCTGACGATGCGCCTCGACGATGCCCCGCAGGCCCGGCCGGGCCGGGACGGCGCCCGGCGGGAGCCCGCGCCGAACCCTCCGCGCACCGAGACAAAGCCGCCGCGCGGGGAGACCGAGCCGGCCGGTGACGGCGCCCTCGCCGAGGCGCTGCGCCGGGCGGGGCTCGACCGGCCGCGACGGTAGAACGGAATCGGGTGCCGGGCCGCCGGCGGGCCCTCGCGGGCGACCGGGCCGGGACCTGTTCATCGGCGCAGATCGGAGCGAGGGCGTCGCGCCGGGCGGCGGTCCCGACCGGCATGCCGATGTCGCGCGTGCGCCGGGGGCCGTTCTCGTCTTCCCGGGTCGCGACGCCTTCCGCGCCGCGAGCCGGGAACGCGCACCCTCACATGCCACACCCGCCTGATCCCTTCGGGATGGCGGGTCTGCGCTTCGCTCACGGGCCGCGTGATCCGGGATCCGCTGTGATCAACCGAATCCCGGATCAGGCCGGGTCACCCGGTTCGCCGACAGGATCCGAACCGGGGCGATTCTTCAGGGGACGACGCGGCCCGGCGCCGGCGGCTGGGGCGGCGAGAAGGGCGCGATCGGCACGTCGCAGAAGCAGCGCGCGCCGAGCGGGCGGGGACCGGGCATCGGGCAGGAATAGGGCTGCGGACCGGACAGGCCGCGCTGGACCGCGTCGCAATTGTACCCGACGGCGCGTCGGGAGGGCGGCGGGGGCGCATCGTAGCCGTAGGCCGGCTGGGCCGCGGCCGGCGCGGCGAGTCCTGCGGCGAGCAGGGCCGCCGACGCGAGGAGGGCGCGAACGAACCGTCGCATCACTGCGTGTCTCCGTCAGGATAGGCGCGCCCCGCGGCACGGGACGGCAGGGCCGGCATCGGTAGCGGAACCGGGTCGTGGCGGCAACGCGCCGGGACGCGCCGGCGGGCCACGATGCTCGGCGCGAGGGCGATCTGGGGGATCCGACGTCGCGCAGGAATCGGGAGCGACCCCTTCCCCGGGAGCCACCCGCGCCCGATGCGCGCGCGGCCGCGCCCCTCCCGGGACACGGCCGCTCGGCAACGCCTGTTCACACTGGTTCGGGCATCGCTGCCCGTGCGGCGCGCCGGGACGGCGCGACCGCGCCTCCTCAGGAGGCGTTGTGCGTCACGTCGTTGGTGGCGCTCTTCGCGGCGTCGACGCCCTGCTGCATCGCCGCCTTGGCATTCTCGGCGCTCTGCTGCATGGCCGACTGGGTCATGCTGCCGAACTCCTTGGCCTGCGACTGGATCGCCGCGAACTGGCTGCGGAGGAACTCGGCTTGGTGCTGCATCGCCTCCTGCACGTCGCGGGAGCGGACGAGCTTCTGGGCGAGGTCGAAGGCGGCATTCACGTTCTGCTCCGCGAAGGCGAAGCTGCGCGTCGACATGGTCTGCGCATTCGTCCGGGCCACTTCCGCCGAACCCTGGATCGTGTCGGCCGTCTTGCGGGCCGCGCTGATGAACGAGTCGAACGCCTTCCGGGCCTGGTCGACGCTCTTCTCCGCGAAGTCGCGCATCTCGGCCGGAATCTCGTAGTTCGGGGTGGTGTTCATGTTCGTCTCCTCACTGATGCTCTCTCTGGCACAGGCGTTGTGCACTGCACAATAGCACATTCGGCGCGGAATGCCAGTTTCCCGCAGGCCGTTAAGGTTAATGATGGTGTAACGCTCGACCTGCGCATTCCGTGCCCGTGCGCGGTCGTTTCATTTCCGTTAAATCGGTGCCGGACGCATGGTGGCGGAGCGGCGAATCGTTCGATCCGGCGTGAATCGGGCGGATTGGGGAGCGGCAGTGGACGAAGGGGCGCTGTTCGAGGCGAAGATCGCGGCGCTGACGGCTCTTCCGGCCCTGGCGCGGCTGACGGCCGGGCGCCCGATCGCGTGCCTGTTCCTCGATGAATCGGCCGAGCGCGTCCTGCATCATTCCCCTGCGGCAAAGGGTCTCCGCGACGCGATCGCCGATCCGCAGGGCCGGATCGACCGCGACCTCGACGTGCCGCGCCAGCTGCGCGGGCTGCGCCACCTCGCGCCGGACGGGGAGAAGCCCCGCCTGTCGCGGCTGCGGATCGACCCGGGCGGGCTCGCCCCGCCCCTCGTCTGCGCCTGCTTGGTGGTGTCCCTGCCGGGCGACCGCCGCGCCCTCGCCCTGATCCCGACGGATCCGCTGCCGGCCCTGCGGCCGAGGCGGCGCCACGCGGTCCCCGCTCCCGCCCCGCCCTCCCCGCCGGTCTCCGGCACCGGCGCGGCGCCGATGCGCTTCCTCTGGCGCAGCGACGCGGAGGGCCGGATCGTCGAGGCGACCGAGGCGCTGACCGGCCTCGTCGGCCGCACGCCCCTCGGCCGGAGCTGGGCCGAGCTCCTGGCCGACACCGTGCAGGGGACGAGCGACGACCTCGCGGCGGCCCTCGCGGCGCGCCGGACCTTCCGCGCCCTCCCGGTCCTGTGGCGCTTCGACGGGACGGAACGAGGCGTGGCTGTCGACCTGTCCGGGGCGCCGCGCCTGGGCGAGGGCCGCGCCTTCGCGGGATTCAGCGGTTTCGGGGTGATTCGGCCCGACCGCGTCGCGCCGATGCCGCCCGCCCGCGCCGCGGCCCCGGCGAAGCCGAGCCTGCGCGAGCGCGCCGCCGCCGTGATCGCGATCGGGCGCGCAAGCGCCCCCGAGGAGCCGGGCCGGGCGGCGACGTGGGAGCCCCCGCCCGTGCCCGAACTGCCCGCCTTCGCCTCGCTGGCGGGCGCGACGCTGGCGGGCTTCGCCGGGATGATGGCCGCGACGCCGCTCAACGCCTTCGGGCTCGGCTGGCCCTTCTGCCTCGACGAGGAGGGCAGTGCGGAGCCGCCGACACGCAAGGACGCCGAGCCGGTGGCCGCAGCCGCCGCGCCGCGCGCCAGCGCCGAGCCGGTCGCCCAGGCGGCGCCCGAGCCAGTTGTCCAAGCGGCGCCCGAGCCCCCCCTCGCCCCGCCCGAGCCGGATGCGGCGCCCTCGCCCGGCCCGGAGACGAGGCCCGAACCCGCGGCGGGGGACGGCGAAGCGGGCCGGCGCCCCGAGGCGGCGGGCCACGACGAGACCCCGGCGCCCGCCGCCGAACCGGCGCCGGAGGTGCC
This window harbors:
- a CDS encoding phasin, with amino-acid sequence MNTTPNYEIPAEMRDFAEKSVDQARKAFDSFISAARKTADTIQGSAEVARTNAQTMSTRSFAFAEQNVNAAFDLAQKLVRSRDVQEAMQHQAEFLRSQFAAIQSQAKEFGSMTQSAMQQSAENAKAAMQQGVDAAKSATNDVTHNAS